A genomic window from Luteolibacter sp. LG18 includes:
- a CDS encoding alpha-1,2-fucosyltransferase: MTPASTSPVVALIKGGLGNQMFCYAAGRALALRLGREFQLDVRTGFQRDDYGRSYRLNRFPIIATEATEKLCLGGDTRSWSHKLARTFSKWSKPESRSYVAEKEGITPVAFARLAPSTDKPAYLNGYWQDEAYFANAADRLRKDLAPPVPVSEAALEARRLILSAATPVMLHIRRERYTPRLGEKYYNDCISACLDQFPNATFFVFGDDFAWAREHLVFEGASVRFLDRVGADEIEDLHLMTCCRHAIVANSSFSWWGAWLGHHPGQQVWTPADPGWPVKPAAGWTAIANDLER; the protein is encoded by the coding sequence ATGACACCCGCTTCCACCTCGCCGGTGGTGGCCCTGATCAAAGGCGGCCTCGGCAACCAGATGTTCTGCTACGCCGCGGGCCGCGCCCTGGCGCTGCGGTTGGGCCGCGAGTTCCAGCTCGATGTCCGCACCGGCTTCCAGCGTGACGACTACGGCCGCAGCTACCGGCTGAACCGTTTCCCGATCATCGCCACGGAGGCCACCGAAAAGCTCTGCCTCGGCGGCGACACCCGATCGTGGTCGCACAAGCTGGCCCGCACGTTTTCGAAATGGAGCAAGCCGGAGTCCCGCTCCTACGTCGCCGAAAAGGAAGGCATCACGCCGGTGGCCTTCGCCCGGCTCGCACCGTCCACTGACAAACCCGCCTATCTCAACGGCTACTGGCAGGACGAGGCCTATTTCGCCAACGCCGCCGACCGCCTGCGCAAGGACCTGGCCCCGCCGGTCCCGGTTTCTGAAGCGGCCCTGGAGGCCCGCCGCCTGATCCTCTCCGCGGCCACCCCGGTGATGCTGCACATCCGCCGCGAGCGCTACACGCCGCGGCTCGGCGAGAAGTACTACAACGACTGCATCTCCGCCTGCCTCGACCAATTCCCGAACGCGACCTTCTTCGTCTTCGGCGACGACTTCGCGTGGGCCCGCGAGCACCTGGTGTTCGAGGGTGCCTCGGTGCGCTTCCTCGACCGCGTGGGCGCGGATGAAATCGAGGACCTGCACCTCATGACCTGCTGCCGCCACGCCATCGTGGCGAACAGCTCGTTCTCGTGGTGGGGCGCGTGGCTCGGCCACCACCCCGGCCAGCAGGTGTGGACGCCCGCCGATCCCGGCTGGCCGGTGAAACCCGCGGCCGGATGGACCGCGATCGCCAACGATCTGGAGCGCTGA
- a CDS encoding MBOAT family protein has protein sequence MIFNSYVYLLLFLPITLIGYLLLQRAPLRVAFGWLVLMSLAFYGWWNPDPSKPWSPFYVLLILGSCVGNYFFGRYLSGHKHTPKGKGILTLGVVANLGFLGYYKYAGFLAGLSQAATGFPHDLPHIVLPLAISFFTFLQIAYLVDAFRGETEEYHFTDYLLFVTFFPHLIAGPLVHHKEMLPQFTKGTCRHRLWTSLSVGLTYLILGLFKKVVIADNAASIANAIFGLAGRGDRELTFLEGWAGALTYAIQLYFDFSGYSDMAIGSARLFGIRFPLNFHSPYKADSVVEFWRRWHMTLSRFLRDYLYIPLGGNRKGKARRYINLLLTMVLGGIWHGAGFAFLLWGLLHGLYLCVNHAWFAFRKKHGVKALPKPLAIALTFIAVLIAWVPFRAGAFEHGTSGSTGQAIQVTKNVFSAMFGLNGFGGWPDKSAYVAKDTHAFRACLCILACWLLPNTQQFLRRYSPALDAGSFDDNRVGPRRWWQWRPTPVWFAFTLILLLATLFQFDKVSEFIYFQF, from the coding sequence ATGATTTTCAATTCCTACGTCTATCTGCTCCTGTTCCTGCCGATCACCTTGATCGGCTATTTGTTGCTACAGCGGGCACCACTCCGGGTCGCCTTCGGCTGGCTGGTGTTGATGAGCCTGGCGTTCTACGGCTGGTGGAATCCGGACCCCTCGAAACCCTGGAGCCCGTTCTACGTCCTGCTGATCCTCGGGAGCTGCGTCGGCAACTATTTCTTCGGCCGCTACCTCTCCGGCCACAAGCACACGCCGAAGGGGAAAGGCATCCTGACCCTGGGGGTGGTCGCGAACCTCGGGTTCCTCGGCTATTACAAGTACGCGGGCTTCCTGGCCGGGCTCTCGCAGGCCGCCACCGGCTTCCCCCACGACCTGCCGCACATCGTCCTGCCGCTCGCGATCTCGTTCTTCACCTTCCTCCAGATCGCCTACCTGGTGGACGCCTTCCGCGGTGAAACCGAGGAGTACCATTTCACCGACTACCTCCTGTTCGTGACCTTCTTCCCGCACCTGATCGCGGGTCCGCTGGTCCACCACAAGGAGATGCTGCCCCAGTTCACGAAGGGCACCTGCCGCCACCGCCTGTGGACCAGCCTTTCGGTGGGCCTGACCTACCTGATCCTGGGCCTCTTCAAGAAGGTCGTCATCGCCGACAACGCCGCCTCCATCGCCAACGCGATCTTCGGCCTGGCCGGTCGCGGCGACCGCGAACTCACCTTCCTGGAAGGCTGGGCCGGGGCGCTGACCTACGCCATCCAGCTCTACTTCGACTTCTCCGGCTACTCGGACATGGCGATCGGTTCGGCCCGCCTCTTCGGCATCCGTTTCCCGCTCAACTTCCACTCACCCTACAAGGCGGACTCCGTCGTCGAGTTCTGGCGCCGCTGGCACATGACCCTGTCCCGCTTCCTGCGCGACTACCTCTACATCCCGCTCGGCGGAAACCGGAAGGGCAAGGCCCGCCGCTACATCAACCTGCTGCTGACCATGGTACTCGGCGGCATCTGGCACGGCGCCGGTTTCGCCTTCCTGCTGTGGGGCCTCCTCCATGGCCTCTACCTGTGCGTGAACCACGCGTGGTTCGCGTTCCGGAAAAAGCACGGCGTCAAGGCCCTGCCGAAGCCGCTCGCCATCGCGCTGACCTTCATTGCCGTGCTGATCGCCTGGGTGCCGTTCCGCGCCGGAGCCTTCGAGCACGGCACCAGCGGCTCCACCGGCCAGGCGATCCAGGTCACCAAGAACGTTTTCTCGGCGATGTTCGGGCTCAACGGCTTCGGCGGCTGGCCGGACAAGAGCGCCTACGTGGCGAAGGACACCCACGCCTTCCGCGCCTGCCTCTGCATCCTCGCCTGCTGGCTGCTGCCGAACACCCAGCAGTTCCTGCGCCGCTATTCCCCGGCACTGGATGCGGGCAGTTTCGATGACAACCGGGTCGGCCCCCGCCGCTGGTGGCAATGGCGCCCCACCCCGGTGTGGTTCGCCTTCACCCTGATCCTCCTGCTCGCGACGCTGTTCCAGTTCGATAAGGTCAGCGAGTTCATCTACTTCCAGTTCTAA
- a CDS encoding ABC transporter permease, translating to MTGLSLRRLRALCWKETLQIFRDPSSNLIAFVLPVVMLFIFGYGINLDVPKLRVGVLNEAGGVEASGFDSALVASPSLDVRHYRSREAMSRDMVDSRIRGFVVIPQDFSRRLQSRSDTAPAQVVADGSEPNTAQFVTSIVSGVWQTWLRQNAADHGREIPEQVTLEPRYWFNPSAESRNFLIPGSITVIMTVIGALLTSLVVAREWERGTMEALLASPVTRAELLLSKILPYYVLGMVSLLLCVAASRWVLHVPFRGSLLALAVVGSFFLLSVLGIGLAISTATRNQFNAAQAALNAAFLPAMMLSGFIYEIASMPVFLRGVTHLIPARYFVSSIQTLFQAGTRWSLLLPDIGMLVLASAFFLGLTAKLTRRRME from the coding sequence ATGACGGGTCTTTCGCTCCGCCGCCTGCGCGCGCTGTGTTGGAAGGAAACGCTCCAGATCTTCCGCGATCCCAGCAGCAATCTGATCGCCTTCGTGCTGCCAGTGGTAATGCTGTTCATCTTCGGTTACGGCATCAATCTCGACGTGCCGAAGCTGCGGGTCGGCGTGTTGAACGAGGCGGGCGGAGTGGAGGCCAGCGGGTTCGACTCCGCGCTGGTGGCCTCGCCCTCGCTCGACGTGCGGCACTATCGGTCCCGCGAGGCGATGAGCCGGGACATGGTGGATTCCCGGATCCGCGGCTTCGTGGTCATTCCTCAGGATTTTTCGCGGCGGCTCCAGAGTCGCTCGGACACCGCCCCGGCGCAGGTGGTGGCGGATGGCTCGGAGCCGAACACCGCCCAGTTCGTCACCTCCATTGTCAGTGGCGTGTGGCAAACGTGGCTGCGCCAGAACGCGGCGGACCATGGTCGGGAGATTCCCGAGCAGGTCACGCTGGAACCGCGCTATTGGTTCAATCCCTCCGCGGAAAGCCGGAACTTCCTGATCCCCGGCTCGATCACGGTCATCATGACGGTGATCGGCGCGCTGCTCACCTCGCTGGTGGTGGCGCGCGAATGGGAGCGCGGCACGATGGAGGCGCTGCTCGCCTCACCGGTGACGCGGGCGGAGCTGCTGCTCAGCAAGATCCTCCCTTATTACGTGCTCGGCATGGTGTCGCTGCTGCTGTGCGTCGCGGCCTCGCGTTGGGTGTTGCACGTGCCGTTCCGCGGATCGCTGCTGGCGCTGGCGGTGGTGGGTTCGTTTTTCCTGCTGAGCGTGCTCGGCATCGGGCTCGCGATTTCCACCGCCACCCGCAACCAGTTCAATGCCGCGCAGGCCGCGCTCAACGCCGCCTTCCTGCCCGCGATGATGCTGTCCGGGTTCATCTACGAGATCGCGAGCATGCCGGTGTTCCTGCGTGGTGTGACCCACCTGATTCCCGCGCGTTACTTCGTTTCCTCGATCCAGACGCTGTTCCAGGCCGGCACACGCTGGAGCCTGCTGCTGCCGGACATCGGCATGCTGGTGCTCGCCTCCGCGTTCTTCCTTGGCCTGACCGCGAAACTCACCCGCCGCCGCATGGAGTGA
- a CDS encoding CerR family C-terminal domain-containing protein, giving the protein MQAELFPSTSGKGEQARRRLLLAALKAVGEKGYENASVREIADEAGQNVAAISYYFGNKEKLYAEVLDGIGAFLRSLIGPLAEDSRARLEVGTMTPADAVAALKKVLGLLLGRQLAGSEFDKIRLVMMREQANPSESFDVLYQKSLKPLHQIFCRLLAVAVGEEPESMNVILRGHAIFGQVLVFTVARSTILRRLEIDHFEAHHVSAIATIIDQHLDRLCLPGPFPNPAS; this is encoded by the coding sequence ATGCAAGCGGAGCTGTTTCCATCCACTTCCGGCAAGGGCGAGCAAGCCCGCCGCCGGTTGCTGCTGGCGGCGTTGAAGGCGGTCGGCGAAAAGGGCTACGAGAACGCCTCGGTCCGGGAGATCGCCGATGAAGCCGGGCAGAACGTCGCCGCGATTTCCTATTACTTCGGCAACAAGGAGAAGCTCTACGCGGAGGTGCTCGATGGCATCGGCGCGTTCCTCCGCTCGCTGATTGGGCCGCTGGCCGAGGACAGCCGCGCGCGGCTCGAGGTCGGGACGATGACACCCGCTGACGCCGTCGCGGCGCTCAAGAAGGTCCTCGGGCTGCTGCTCGGCCGCCAGCTTGCGGGCTCGGAGTTCGACAAGATCCGGCTGGTGATGATGCGGGAGCAGGCGAATCCCAGCGAGTCCTTCGACGTCCTTTACCAGAAGAGCCTGAAGCCGCTGCACCAGATCTTCTGCCGACTGCTCGCGGTGGCGGTGGGCGAGGAGCCGGAATCGATGAACGTGATCCTGCGCGGCCACGCGATCTTCGGCCAGGTGCTGGTGTTCACCGTCGCCCGCTCGACCATCCTCCGCCGCCTGGAGATCGACCATTTCGAGGCCCACCACGTTTCGGCCATCGCCACCATCATCGACCAACACCTCGACCGGCTCTGCTTGCCCGGTCCCTTCCCGAATCCCGCGTCATGA
- the hlyD gene encoding secretion protein HlyD, translating into MKKIIPVILLLAVAGGGVWYYLDRIKPEHEPLQLHGNVDIRGVDLGFRVGGRVVEVLKDEGDLVKTGDLLARIDPAPYERALEQAKAALASAEAQARLKKAGYRPEEIEQARATLAQNRVVADNAERAYKRQADLVKQSSVSRQEYENAEAARNEAIQRVRLAEANLNQLEAGFRTEEIDAAKAAVEQAKAAVGSAQIQLADTTLMSPSDAVLITRAVESGAIVQPGTTVLSLSLENPVWVRAYVSEPDLGKFPPGTKVELFTDGKPDHRYHGTVGFVAPSAEFTPKSVETKELRTSLVYRMRVVVEDSDGSLRQGMPVTIRLPNPTK; encoded by the coding sequence ATGAAAAAGATCATCCCTGTGATTCTCCTGCTCGCCGTGGCCGGCGGTGGTGTCTGGTACTATCTGGATCGTATCAAACCGGAGCACGAGCCGCTGCAACTGCACGGCAACGTCGACATCCGCGGGGTCGACCTCGGTTTCCGTGTCGGCGGCCGGGTGGTGGAGGTGCTGAAGGACGAGGGCGACCTGGTGAAGACCGGCGACCTGCTCGCGCGTATCGATCCCGCCCCGTATGAGCGTGCCCTGGAGCAGGCGAAGGCCGCGCTCGCTTCCGCCGAGGCCCAGGCCCGCTTGAAGAAGGCGGGCTATCGACCCGAGGAGATCGAGCAGGCGCGCGCCACGCTCGCCCAAAACCGAGTGGTGGCGGACAACGCCGAGCGGGCCTACAAACGCCAGGCCGATCTGGTGAAACAGAGCAGCGTTTCCAGGCAGGAATACGAGAACGCCGAGGCCGCCCGCAACGAGGCGATCCAGCGGGTGCGGCTCGCGGAGGCGAATCTCAACCAGCTCGAGGCGGGCTTCCGCACCGAGGAGATCGATGCCGCGAAGGCCGCCGTCGAGCAGGCCAAGGCCGCGGTCGGTTCGGCGCAGATCCAGTTGGCGGACACCACGCTGATGTCGCCTTCCGACGCGGTGCTCATCACCCGCGCCGTCGAATCCGGCGCGATCGTCCAGCCCGGCACCACGGTGCTGTCGCTGTCGCTGGAGAATCCGGTGTGGGTGCGGGCCTACGTGTCGGAGCCTGATCTCGGCAAGTTTCCGCCCGGCACCAAGGTGGAGCTGTTCACCGATGGCAAGCCGGACCACCGCTACCACGGCACGGTCGGCTTTGTCGCACCTTCCGCGGAGTTCACGCCAAAGTCGGTGGAGACGAAGGAGCTGCGAACCTCGCTGGTCTACCGCATGCGGGTGGTGGTTGAAGATTCCGATGGTTCCCTGCGGCAAGGCATGCCGGTCACGATCCGGCTGCCCAATCCCACCAAGTGA
- a CDS encoding ABC transporter permease, which produces MNFFHRIHALVRKELQALFGDPSSRALLLMPVILQTVLFPFAATLDVTNASIAIYNRDSGLPATELVQRFASSTAFTHVIPVTSQQQMTEAIETREALLAVSIPEDFSRELAAGKGAPVQVLLDGRRSNSAQIAFGYLQGIVEGFTKDRMAASGQVQPSEVVGRYWFNENLIYRNFTLPNLVAVITTIGALVLTALSVAREREQGTFDQLLVSPLTPEMIMIGKAVPAMVVAFFQATIILCAAVFAYHVPFRGSLLLLYVGMFFYALSLVGVGLFISSLCGTQQQAFLGAFSFMMPAMMLSGFAAPVENMPHWLQIATWPNPVRHFVEIVKGVFLKDSSPERVLSLIVPLIVIGFGTLSLAAIMFRRKSA; this is translated from the coding sequence ATGAACTTTTTCCACCGCATCCACGCCCTCGTCCGCAAGGAGCTCCAGGCGCTGTTCGGCGATCCGTCGAGCCGCGCGCTGCTGCTGATGCCGGTCATCCTGCAAACGGTGCTGTTTCCCTTCGCCGCCACGCTGGACGTCACCAATGCCTCGATCGCGATCTACAACCGCGACTCGGGCCTGCCCGCCACCGAACTGGTCCAGCGCTTCGCCAGTTCCACGGCCTTCACGCACGTGATCCCGGTGACCAGCCAGCAGCAGATGACGGAGGCCATTGAGACCCGCGAGGCGCTGCTCGCCGTGAGCATCCCGGAGGATTTCTCGCGGGAGCTGGCGGCGGGGAAAGGCGCGCCGGTGCAGGTGCTGCTGGATGGCCGGCGTTCGAACAGCGCGCAGATCGCCTTCGGCTACCTCCAAGGGATCGTTGAAGGTTTCACCAAGGACCGCATGGCGGCGTCCGGACAGGTGCAGCCATCCGAAGTGGTCGGGCGGTATTGGTTCAATGAGAACCTGATCTACCGGAACTTCACGCTGCCGAACCTGGTGGCCGTGATCACCACCATCGGCGCGCTGGTGCTCACCGCGCTATCGGTGGCGCGCGAGCGCGAGCAGGGGACCTTCGACCAGCTTCTCGTGTCCCCGTTGACTCCCGAGATGATCATGATTGGCAAGGCCGTGCCCGCGATGGTGGTGGCGTTCTTCCAAGCCACGATCATTCTCTGTGCCGCGGTGTTCGCCTACCACGTGCCGTTCCGCGGCAGCCTGCTGCTGCTCTATGTCGGCATGTTCTTCTACGCCCTCTCGTTGGTGGGCGTGGGCTTGTTCATTTCCTCGCTGTGCGGCACCCAGCAGCAGGCGTTCCTCGGCGCGTTCTCGTTCATGATGCCGGCGATGATGTTATCGGGCTTTGCCGCGCCGGTGGAGAACATGCCGCACTGGCTTCAGATCGCCACCTGGCCGAATCCGGTGCGCCACTTCGTGGAGATCGTGAAGGGCGTGTTCCTGAAGGATTCGTCGCCGGAGCGGGTGCTTTCCTTGATCGTGCCGTTGATCGTCATCGGCTTCGGCACGCTCAGTCTGGCCGCAATCATGTTCCGTCGGAAGTCGGCGTAA
- a CDS encoding ATP-binding cassette domain-containing protein, whose protein sequence is MSKIVVSFEGLVKTFPGMEAPALDAVSGEIRTGVITGLAGPDGAGKTTLLRLIAGLLEAKEGTVRTLGFDPIADAAEIRGRVGYMPQKFGLYEDLTVIENLTLQADLRNVTGAEREEAFERLLTFTDLKRFTKRFAGKLSGGMKQKLGLACALLGKPELLLLDEPGVGVDPISRKELWGMVEDLVNQGIAVVWSTAYLDEAELCGTTLVLNEGRMLFSGTPREIAEPLAGRCFHLKNLHEGKRRLLTKALSRPEVTDGTIQGHNLRLTFRKGAQPFDPQEIGAGSEAAWAPVKPRFEDAFIDLLGGGPEGESVLAKHTREIPRDGATVIEAANLTKQFGDFKATDDVTFQVERGEIYGLLGPNGAGKSTTFKMMCGLLVPTAGTAKVVGLDLRHSAGKARQKLGYMAQKFSLYGNLTVAQNLAFFSGIYGLTGKLQRERTGDMAEIFHLKPFLNARTDSLSLGYKQRLALACSVMHEPDILFLDEPTSGVDPVTRREFWTHINGLVERGVTVMVTTHFMDEAEYCDRIGLVFRGQLIANGTPDELKAGVATADDPDPSMEDAFIRLVTGKEET, encoded by the coding sequence ATGTCGAAGATCGTGGTCAGCTTCGAGGGTCTGGTGAAGACCTTTCCCGGGATGGAGGCACCCGCGCTGGATGCCGTCTCGGGCGAGATCCGCACCGGCGTCATCACCGGGCTGGCCGGTCCCGATGGTGCGGGCAAGACCACGTTGCTGCGGCTGATCGCCGGCCTGTTGGAGGCGAAGGAGGGAACGGTGCGCACGTTGGGATTCGATCCCATCGCGGACGCCGCCGAGATCCGCGGGCGGGTCGGCTACATGCCGCAGAAGTTCGGCCTCTATGAGGACCTCACCGTGATCGAGAACCTCACGTTGCAGGCGGACCTGCGGAACGTGACCGGAGCGGAACGCGAGGAGGCCTTCGAGCGTCTGCTCACCTTCACCGACCTGAAGCGCTTCACGAAACGTTTCGCGGGCAAGCTGTCCGGCGGCATGAAACAGAAGCTCGGTCTGGCCTGCGCCTTGTTGGGGAAGCCGGAGCTACTGCTGCTCGATGAACCCGGGGTGGGCGTTGATCCGATCTCGCGCAAGGAGCTGTGGGGCATGGTCGAGGACCTCGTGAACCAAGGCATCGCGGTGGTGTGGAGCACCGCCTACCTCGATGAGGCCGAGTTGTGCGGCACCACGCTGGTGTTGAACGAGGGCAGGATGCTTTTCAGCGGCACGCCGCGCGAGATCGCGGAGCCGCTGGCGGGTCGCTGCTTCCATTTGAAGAACCTCCACGAAGGCAAGCGCCGCCTGCTCACGAAGGCGCTGTCGCGGCCCGAGGTGACCGATGGCACGATCCAGGGGCACAACCTGCGGCTGACGTTCCGGAAGGGCGCGCAACCGTTCGATCCGCAGGAAATCGGCGCGGGCTCCGAGGCTGCGTGGGCACCGGTGAAGCCTCGTTTCGAGGACGCCTTCATCGATCTTCTCGGTGGCGGTCCCGAGGGGGAATCGGTGTTGGCGAAACACACCCGGGAGATTCCGCGCGATGGAGCCACGGTGATCGAGGCCGCGAACCTCACCAAGCAGTTCGGCGATTTCAAGGCGACGGACGACGTCACCTTCCAGGTCGAGCGTGGCGAGATCTACGGCTTGCTCGGACCGAATGGCGCGGGCAAATCGACCACCTTCAAGATGATGTGCGGCCTGTTGGTGCCGACCGCGGGCACGGCGAAGGTGGTGGGTCTGGACCTCCGCCACAGCGCGGGCAAGGCGCGCCAGAAGCTCGGCTACATGGCGCAGAAGTTCTCGCTCTATGGCAATCTCACCGTCGCGCAGAACCTCGCGTTCTTCTCCGGCATCTACGGCCTCACGGGGAAGTTGCAGAGGGAGCGGACCGGAGACATGGCGGAGATCTTCCACCTGAAGCCGTTCCTGAACGCGCGCACCGATTCGCTTTCGCTCGGCTACAAGCAGCGGCTCGCGCTGGCCTGCTCGGTGATGCACGAGCCGGACATCCTGTTCCTCGATGAACCGACCTCGGGTGTCGATCCGGTGACGCGGCGCGAGTTCTGGACCCACATCAACGGGCTGGTCGAGCGCGGTGTGACGGTGATGGTGACCACCCACTTCATGGACGAGGCGGAGTATTGCGACCGCATCGGGCTCGTGTTCCGCGGCCAGCTCATCGCGAATGGCACGCCGGACGAACTCAAGGCGGGCGTCGCCACCGCGGACGATCCCGATCCCTCGATGGAGGATGCCTTCATCCGCCTCGTCACCGGAAAGGAGGAGACATGA
- a CDS encoding MBOAT family O-acyltransferase encodes MLFNSYIYLLLFLPVTLIGFLLLQRAPLRVAFGWLVLMSLAFYGWWNPEPSEPWTPFYIALILGSCVGNYFFGRYLSGHKHTPKGKGILTLGVAVNLGLLGYYKYAGFLAGLSKGATGWPAEVPHIVLPLAISFFTFLQIAYLVDAYRGETEEYHFTDYLLFVTFFPHLIAGPLVHHKEMMPQFARKKASGRTLDLSVGLTILAIGLFKKVVVGDNLSTVSSGFFDLAAGSGRPPTFGEAWAGALAYALHLYFDFSGYSDMAIGSARLFGIRFPLNFHSPYKADSVVEFWRRWHMTLSRFLRDYLYIPLGGNRKGKARRYINLLLTMVLGGIWHGAGFAFLLWGLLHGLYLCVNHAWFAFRKKHGIKPLVKPLSVALTFLAVLIAWVPFKAGVYEHGKNGSTSKAVHATATMLSSMVGVHGFKGLPELAIQVVKESRVWKPILAALAAVFFLPNTQQILRRYRPALGYLEFEPNPGKRRWWEWRPTPIFACLTLAMLYLTAREFDKISEFIYFQF; translated from the coding sequence ATGCTTTTCAATTCCTACATCTACCTGCTGCTGTTCCTGCCGGTCACCCTGATCGGTTTCCTGCTGTTGCAGCGCGCGCCGCTCCGGGTCGCCTTCGGCTGGCTGGTGCTCATGAGCCTGGCCTTCTACGGCTGGTGGAACCCGGAGCCGTCCGAACCGTGGACGCCGTTCTACATCGCGCTGATCCTCGGGAGCTGTGTCGGCAACTACTTCTTCGGGCGCTACCTGTCCGGCCACAAGCACACCCCGAAGGGGAAGGGCATCCTCACCCTCGGCGTGGCGGTGAACCTCGGGCTGCTGGGTTACTACAAATACGCCGGGTTCCTCGCGGGACTCTCGAAGGGAGCCACCGGCTGGCCCGCGGAGGTGCCGCACATCGTCCTGCCGCTCGCGATCTCGTTCTTTACCTTCCTCCAGATCGCCTACCTGGTGGATGCCTATCGCGGTGAAACCGAGGAATACCATTTCACCGACTACCTCCTGTTCGTGACCTTCTTCCCGCACCTCATCGCGGGGCCGCTGGTCCACCACAAGGAGATGATGCCGCAGTTCGCGCGGAAGAAAGCCTCGGGCCGCACGCTCGATCTCTCGGTGGGCCTCACCATCCTCGCGATCGGTCTCTTCAAGAAGGTCGTGGTGGGCGACAACCTCTCGACGGTTTCCTCCGGCTTCTTCGACCTGGCGGCAGGCAGCGGACGCCCGCCGACCTTCGGGGAAGCCTGGGCCGGAGCGCTGGCCTACGCGCTGCACCTGTATTTCGATTTCTCGGGTTACTCGGACATGGCCATCGGTTCGGCCCGCCTGTTCGGCATCCGTTTCCCGCTCAACTTCCACTCGCCCTACAAGGCGGACTCCGTCGTCGAGTTCTGGCGCCGCTGGCACATGACCCTGTCCCGCTTCCTGCGTGACTACCTCTACATCCCGCTCGGCGGCAACCGCAAGGGCAAGGCCCGCCGCTACATCAACCTGCTGCTGACCATGGTGCTCGGCGGCATCTGGCACGGCGCCGGTTTCGCCTTCCTGCTGTGGGGTCTCCTCCACGGTCTCTACCTGTGCGTGAACCACGCGTGGTTCGCCTTCCGGAAAAAACACGGCATCAAGCCGCTGGTGAAACCGCTGTCCGTCGCGCTCACCTTCCTCGCCGTGTTGATCGCCTGGGTGCCGTTCAAGGCGGGCGTCTACGAACACGGCAAGAACGGCAGCACCTCCAAGGCAGTCCACGCCACCGCCACCATGCTGTCCTCGATGGTCGGCGTGCATGGCTTCAAGGGCCTGCCGGAGCTGGCGATCCAGGTCGTGAAGGAATCGCGGGTGTGGAAGCCGATCCTCGCCGCGCTGGCCGCCGTCTTCTTCCTGCCGAACACCCAGCAGATCCTCCGCCGCTACCGCCCGGCGCTGGGTTACCTGGAATTCGAGCCGAACCCCGGCAAGCGCCGCTGGTGGGAATGGCGGCCCACGCCCATCTTCGCCTGCCTGACGCTGGCGATGCTCTACCTGACCGCCCGCGAATTCGACAAGATCAGCGAGTTCATCTACTTCCAGTTCTGA
- a CDS encoding DUF1697 domain-containing protein produces MPRYVAFLRAINVGGRNVKMDALKKIFEADGFKNVATFIASGNVLFDSKAKPEGLERKIEALLQKELGYRVDTFLRSVPELAEIAKANPFPDTEGGTTHVGFTAEPFDQEATAKVLALKTDIDGLHIAGRDLYWHCSIRSSDSTFSGAVLEKLLKRPATFRNIKTVRSLAEAK; encoded by the coding sequence ATGCCCCGCTACGTCGCCTTTCTCCGCGCCATCAATGTCGGTGGCCGCAATGTGAAGATGGACGCCTTGAAGAAGATCTTCGAGGCGGACGGCTTCAAGAACGTGGCCACGTTCATCGCCAGCGGGAACGTGCTGTTCGATTCGAAGGCGAAGCCGGAGGGGCTGGAGCGGAAGATCGAGGCGCTGCTGCAGAAGGAGCTTGGCTACCGTGTGGACACTTTCCTCCGCTCCGTTCCCGAGCTGGCGGAGATCGCAAAGGCCAATCCTTTTCCGGACACGGAAGGCGGCACCACCCATGTTGGTTTCACCGCGGAACCGTTCGATCAGGAAGCCACCGCCAAGGTGCTGGCATTGAAGACGGACATCGATGGCCTCCACATCGCCGGGCGGGATCTCTATTGGCACTGCTCGATCCGCAGCAGCGATTCCACGTTCTCCGGCGCGGTGCTGGAAAAGCTCCTGAAACGCCCTGCCACCTTCCGGAACATCAAGACCGTCCGGAGTCTGGCCGAAGCCAAGTGA